A DNA window from Bacillota bacterium contains the following coding sequences:
- the hisF gene encoding imidazole glycerol phosphate synthase subunit HisF, whose amino-acid sequence MLAKRIIPCLDVDGGRVVKGINFVNIKDVGDPVEIAKFYNEQGADEIVFLDITATHEGRNTMIDVVRRTASEVFMPLTVGGGIRTVEHIKEILRAGADKISLNSAAVRNKMLIKNAADRFGNQCIVLAIDARRNKNGGFNVVINGGRIDTGLDAVEWAKEGERLGAGEILLTSMDTDGTKNGYDIELLNLIADSVEIPVIASGGAGKLSHFADVFKQSRADAALAASLFHYKELTIKEVKDYLAAEGITVRR is encoded by the coding sequence ATGCTTGCAAAACGCATAATTCCTTGTCTTGACGTTGATGGGGGAAGGGTTGTAAAGGGAATCAACTTTGTAAATATAAAAGACGTCGGAGACCCTGTGGAGATCGCAAAATTCTATAATGAGCAGGGCGCCGACGAGATCGTTTTCCTTGACATCACCGCAACGCACGAGGGGCGCAACACTATGATAGACGTCGTAAGACGCACGGCCTCTGAGGTTTTCATGCCCCTTACAGTCGGCGGTGGAATCAGGACAGTTGAACATATAAAAGAGATCCTGCGTGCTGGGGCAGATAAAATTTCGCTGAACTCTGCGGCGGTGCGTAATAAAATGCTTATCAAAAACGCGGCAGACAGGTTCGGAAATCAGTGCATAGTTCTTGCAATCGACGCAAGAAGAAATAAAAACGGCGGTTTTAACGTCGTTATAAACGGCGGACGCATCGATACAGGTCTTGACGCTGTTGAATGGGCTAAAGAAGGCGAAAGGCTGGGCGCAGGTGAGATACTTCTCACATCTATGGACACCGACGGAACAAAAAACGGTTATGATATAGAGCTTTTGAATCTTATTGCAGACAGCGTGGAAATTCCGGTGATTGCATCGGGAGGCGCCGGAAAGCTTTCGCATTTTGCGGACGTGTTCAAACAGAGCCGCGCCGACGCTGCGCTTGCGGCATCCCTCTTCCATTATAAAGAGCTTACGATAAAAGAGGTAAAAGACTATCTTGCCGCCGAAGGCATTACGGTCAGGAGGTAA